One Nitrosopumilus piranensis genomic region harbors:
- a CDS encoding phosphoadenylyl-sulfate reductase, whose protein sequence is MTRFTQEQVDELNSKIKTAQEALQWTSDNLHPKVAKASSFGAEDAVVMDMMLKINPEFRFFTLDTGRLPQETYDIMDVLRKKYNITIEVLFPDTKEVEDMVKEKGLNLFYESVENRKLCCEIRKVHPMNKMLNTLDGWITGLRQEQTKIRKDVTMFQLDHGHDGILKINPIIDWTWDQIQEHIKKYDLPYNSLLDKGYPSIGCEPCTRPIKSGEDIRAGRWWWEQGEHKECGLHIERKRAD, encoded by the coding sequence GTGACTAGATTTACGCAAGAACAAGTAGATGAACTCAATTCAAAGATAAAGACTGCTCAAGAGGCTCTTCAATGGACATCAGATAATCTTCATCCTAAAGTCGCAAAAGCTTCCAGCTTTGGTGCTGAAGATGCAGTTGTAATGGATATGATGTTAAAGATTAATCCAGAATTTAGATTCTTTACATTAGATACAGGACGATTGCCTCAAGAGACATATGATATTATGGATGTTTTGAGAAAAAAATACAATATTACAATAGAAGTACTATTTCCTGATACTAAAGAAGTTGAAGACATGGTAAAAGAAAAAGGACTAAATTTATTCTATGAAAGTGTTGAAAACAGAAAGCTTTGTTGTGAAATACGTAAAGTACACCCAATGAACAAAATGTTGAATACTCTTGATGGTTGGATTACTGGATTAAGGCAAGAACAAACTAAGATTAGAAAAGATGTAACAATGTTTCAACTAGATCATGGACATGATGGCATCCTCAAGATTAACCCAATAATTGATTGGACATGGGATCAGATTCAAGAACATATAAAAAAATATGATCTACCATACAACAGCCTTCTTGACAAAGGCTATCCTAGTATCGGGTGTGAACCATGTACCAGACCAATCAAGTCTGGAGAAGATATTAGAGCAGGAAGATGGTGGTGGGAACAAGGAGAACACAAAGAGTGTGGCCTTCATATAGAGCGTAAAAGAGCGGATTAG
- a CDS encoding SDR family NAD(P)-dependent oxidoreductase — MDFKNTNVLITGASSGIGQQTAIEFAKLGANIILVARRKEKLDKVANELEKFKVSTLVCPCDVSNKVQVKEMSNTVLEKFPSVDILVNNAGFAIYGSVKDISIDEIESQMETNYFGMVYCIKNFLPSMLNKKSGHIINVASVAASFGLPGIASYCASKFAILGFSEGLKHELIDTGVGITVVSPIMVRTDFFDHPSFEKMPKYSPTSLSSKTVAKAILKAANSSRLEIIVPSVVRSAVWLKHTFPYFINPILGKSFKKQLDSVE; from the coding sequence GTGGATTTTAAAAACACTAATGTTCTAATAACTGGTGCATCGTCTGGAATTGGACAACAAACAGCAATTGAATTTGCAAAATTGGGTGCCAATATAATTTTAGTTGCAAGAAGAAAAGAAAAACTAGATAAAGTTGCAAATGAATTAGAAAAATTCAAAGTGTCAACACTTGTTTGTCCGTGTGATGTATCAAATAAAGTTCAAGTAAAAGAAATGTCAAATACTGTTTTAGAAAAATTCCCTTCAGTTGATATACTAGTGAATAATGCAGGTTTTGCAATATATGGTTCTGTCAAAGATATATCAATTGATGAGATTGAATCTCAAATGGAAACAAATTATTTTGGAATGGTGTATTGCATAAAAAATTTCCTTCCATCAATGCTAAATAAAAAGTCTGGTCATATTATCAATGTTGCTTCAGTTGCTGCAAGTTTTGGTCTTCCAGGAATTGCATCTTATTGTGCATCAAAATTTGCAATCTTAGGATTCTCTGAAGGCTTAAAACATGAACTAATAGATACTGGGGTAGGAATTACTGTTGTAAGTCCAATTATGGTTAGAACAGACTTCTTTGATCATCCCTCATTTGAAAAGATGCCAAAATATTCTCCAACATCACTTAGTTCTAAAACTGTTGCAAAAGCAATTCTAAAAGCAGCAAATTCTTCCAGACTAGAAATTATTGTTCCTTCTGTAGTAAGAAGTGCTGTTTGGCTAAAGCATACATTTCCTTATTTCATAAACCCTATTCTTGGAAAGTCGTTCAAAAAGCAATTAGATTCTGTAGAGTGA
- a CDS encoding ATP/GTP-binding protein, whose amino-acid sequence MKTIFVSGTAGSGKSLLSSKLYDYYTKNGAFTSILNLDPGVENLPYSCDIDVRDFVDIVSIMQQYDLGPNGALVMAADLIASKIDEIQNEVNRVNPDYLIVDTPGQIELFAYRSSGRFLIDNITSEEKTNIFLFDGALITTPVNFVSIALLATSIRLRLNLPTVNVLTKTDLIGANLKNILQWSTSLSTLENAIAKDADGDTYALTTNILRGLNLSGFAQGLIPISNVTGDGFVNLEGALSRILNLGEEVED is encoded by the coding sequence TTGAAAACTATTTTTGTTTCTGGAACTGCAGGTTCTGGAAAATCATTACTGTCATCAAAATTATATGATTACTACACAAAGAATGGAGCATTCACATCCATTTTGAATTTAGATCCCGGAGTAGAAAATTTACCATATAGTTGCGATATAGATGTAAGAGATTTTGTAGATATTGTATCTATCATGCAACAATACGATCTAGGTCCTAATGGAGCATTAGTCATGGCAGCTGATTTGATCGCATCAAAAATAGATGAGATTCAAAACGAAGTAAACAGAGTAAATCCTGATTATCTAATAGTTGACACACCAGGTCAAATTGAGTTATTTGCATATCGTTCTAGTGGACGTTTCCTTATAGACAACATAACATCAGAAGAAAAAACAAATATCTTTCTTTTTGATGGTGCTTTAATTACAACGCCAGTAAATTTTGTTTCAATTGCACTTCTTGCTACGTCAATTAGATTACGTCTGAATTTACCTACAGTCAATGTATTAACAAAGACTGATCTTATTGGAGCAAATCTCAAAAATATTTTGCAATGGTCAACTAGTTTAAGTACATTAGAAAATGCCATTGCAAAAGATGCAGATGGTGATACCTATGCTTTGACTACAAATATTTTGAGAGGCTTGAATCTTAGTGGGTTTGCACAAGGATTGATTCCAATTTCAAATGTTACAGGAGATGGGTTTGTTAATCTTGAAGGAGCCCTTAGCAGAATTCTTAACTTGGGCGAGGAGGTAGAAGACTAG
- a CDS encoding glycosyltransferase — MLKIGEFIYPWGSGHYSRMMRLNEVLGDHIKEDFEVHFSSKDHVYEKLLKKFPNEREKIHEILMPTPIDGKFGPSVSMSLMNLLLPISKNPPLVRQIANYLKEERKLYNKEKFDLVINDGDMGSNILAKNRNIPSLFITNQFRPRLYSSRSYLYPSLIFVAKQILKASKILVADSPPPYTMCEYNLNFIKEAEDKVTYVGHFTNTKKINKVKKSDLEKLIENNEYGYWMRTGNKSTNDGTGQRYEEVFDQDEMKKEKRIISHARNDPKIDRVIGEDRNEYSISDALDKKIDWIQIDVGFLSEQEKYTVLDFCKYAVVNGSHTVMGEIMGGRSKPIIGIPIYDEHTNNIRWAQEKNLGILATKTKQVIEGIFKIKEDYEEFEGNLKEFSKNFVPNGAENSAKIAAQTLEEKR, encoded by the coding sequence GTGCTCAAAATAGGAGAATTCATCTACCCATGGGGAAGTGGTCATTATTCTAGAATGATGAGGCTAAATGAGGTACTCGGTGATCACATTAAAGAAGATTTTGAAGTTCATTTTTCAAGTAAAGATCATGTTTATGAAAAATTACTAAAAAAATTTCCAAATGAAAGAGAAAAAATTCATGAAATTTTAATGCCGACTCCAATTGATGGAAAGTTTGGACCAAGTGTTTCAATGTCGTTGATGAATTTACTATTACCAATTTCAAAAAATCCACCACTTGTTAGACAAATTGCAAATTATCTTAAAGAAGAAAGAAAGCTCTACAACAAAGAAAAATTTGATTTAGTGATAAATGATGGTGATATGGGCTCTAACATATTAGCAAAAAATAGAAACATACCGAGTTTATTCATAACAAATCAATTTAGACCCAGACTATACAGTTCTAGATCATATCTGTATCCTTCCCTAATTTTTGTTGCAAAACAAATTTTAAAAGCGTCAAAAATTCTTGTAGCGGATTCACCACCCCCTTATACAATGTGTGAATACAATTTAAATTTCATAAAAGAAGCTGAAGATAAGGTAACCTATGTAGGGCACTTTACAAATACCAAAAAAATTAACAAAGTTAAAAAATCTGATCTTGAAAAATTAATTGAAAATAATGAATATGGTTATTGGATGAGAACAGGAAATAAATCAACAAATGATGGAACTGGTCAGAGATATGAGGAAGTATTTGATCAAGACGAGATGAAAAAAGAAAAAAGAATAATTTCGCATGCAAGAAATGATCCTAAAATTGATAGAGTGATTGGAGAGGATAGAAATGAATATTCCATATCAGATGCATTAGATAAAAAAATAGATTGGATTCAAATTGATGTTGGATTTCTTTCAGAGCAAGAAAAGTATACAGTATTAGATTTTTGTAAATATGCAGTAGTTAATGGCTCCCACACTGTAATGGGTGAAATTATGGGTGGAAGATCAAAACCAATTATTGGAATCCCAATTTATGATGAGCATACAAATAATATAAGATGGGCTCAAGAAAAGAACCTAGGAATACTAGCTACAAAAACAAAGCAGGTTATTGAAGGGATTTTCAAAATTAAAGAAGATTATGAGGAATTTGAAGGGAATTTGAAGGAATTTTCAAAGAATTTTGTTCCTAACGGAGCAGAAAATTCAGCAAAGATTGCGGCTCAAACCTTAGAAGAAAAGAGATAA
- the sat gene encoding sulfate adenylyltransferase, which translates to MSESNSIKPHGGVLINRISDVDPTGLFSITISEDLANDVENIADGIFSPLEGFLGQQDFESVVSRGRLANDLAWTIPIVLDVDEQTGSKMKDSGKVLLQNPQGVGVAVLNVDEVYTFDKEKTSQGIYGTIDSSHPGVAKTMSMKDYLVSGKIDYIQRPEDSEIRKYRLTPKQTREAFAQAGWKTICAFQTRNPPHVAHEMLQKTSITTRDGVFVNPIIGKKKSGDFVDEVIVKCYETMIKLYYPENRCRLGTLHTEMKYAGPKEAIHHAIMRQNYGCTHIIIGRDHAGVGKFYEPFAAQEIFSDYPELDIAPVFFPPFFYCRKCLTYTTPKACPHDNDDKEQISGTALREMIQNGQAPSEFILRPEVAQLILNHPKPFVD; encoded by the coding sequence ATGTCAGAAAGTAATTCAATCAAACCACACGGCGGAGTACTAATTAATAGAATTTCAGATGTTGATCCCACTGGATTATTCTCAATTACAATTTCAGAAGATTTAGCAAATGATGTTGAAAATATTGCAGATGGAATTTTTAGCCCCTTGGAAGGATTTTTGGGTCAGCAAGACTTTGAGAGTGTTGTATCACGAGGAAGATTGGCAAATGATCTAGCATGGACTATTCCTATCGTACTAGATGTTGATGAACAAACAGGCTCTAAAATGAAAGATTCAGGCAAGGTTCTACTACAAAACCCTCAAGGAGTAGGAGTTGCAGTGCTAAATGTAGACGAAGTCTATACTTTTGATAAAGAAAAAACATCTCAAGGAATCTACGGAACAATTGATTCTTCTCATCCAGGCGTTGCAAAAACAATGTCAATGAAAGATTATCTTGTTTCAGGAAAGATTGATTATATTCAGAGACCTGAAGACTCTGAGATTAGAAAATACAGACTAACACCAAAACAAACAAGAGAAGCATTTGCACAAGCTGGATGGAAAACTATCTGTGCATTTCAAACAAGAAATCCTCCACACGTTGCACATGAGATGTTACAAAAAACATCAATTACAACAAGAGATGGAGTTTTTGTAAATCCTATTATTGGAAAGAAAAAGTCTGGTGACTTTGTTGATGAAGTTATTGTAAAATGTTATGAAACCATGATAAAACTATACTATCCAGAAAATAGATGTCGTCTTGGAACCCTACATACTGAGATGAAATATGCTGGACCAAAAGAAGCAATTCATCATGCAATCATGAGACAAAACTATGGATGCACTCACATTATTATTGGTAGAGATCATGCTGGCGTTGGAAAATTCTATGAACCATTTGCAGCTCAAGAGATCTTTTCAGATTATCCTGAACTAGATATTGCTCCAGTATTCTTCCCACCATTCTTCTACTGTAGAAAATGTCTTACATACACAACACCAAAGGCATGTCCACATGACAATGATGACAAAGAGCAAATCAGTGGAACTGCATTAAGAGAGATGATTCAAAACGGGCAAGCGCCTTCTGAATTCATTTTAAGACCAGAAGTTGCTCAATTAATCCTAAATCATCCAAAACCTTTTGTTGATTAA
- a CDS encoding lysylphosphatidylglycerol synthase transmembrane domain-containing protein, which translates to MNWRLAAIPATLIPIFIIAIQFDIKLEDVLAIGFFPFVGAVVAMLIKLGLQGVKFAYITRKYLGNFDSFLKLTGVRVGSEFIKFTTPMFIGAEFIVIYYLHKKGVKPSKSTWIAIMDIVTEVFAGGLLSIMAGIIALLHGAYVVAAVVLGTSITVTALWMILFFLSSKHTFQVPKVFGNLAKKFGKEKGVKYIEQTNSWMEEVCTMSRKNLRTSESKKVFTVSFLFSLASWSFYGISFMIIAMGTGYVISAFDSIMAVMGANAIGNLPITIGGSGLAEFGIVAYLNNLNPFDFDISEGGLAWDAVIGWRIATYYVPIVVTWLLLVKLALSRISKPQAT; encoded by the coding sequence ATGAACTGGAGACTTGCAGCTATTCCTGCCACACTTATTCCAATTTTCATTATAGCTATTCAATTTGATATTAAATTAGAGGATGTGTTAGCAATTGGTTTTTTCCCATTTGTTGGAGCAGTTGTAGCAATGCTAATCAAATTAGGTCTTCAGGGAGTCAAGTTTGCATATATTACCAGAAAGTATCTTGGCAATTTTGACTCTTTTTTGAAATTAACTGGAGTTCGTGTAGGTAGTGAATTTATCAAATTTACTACTCCAATGTTTATTGGCGCAGAGTTTATTGTAATCTATTATTTACACAAAAAGGGAGTAAAACCCTCAAAATCAACATGGATTGCTATCATGGATATAGTCACTGAGGTATTTGCAGGCGGTTTGTTATCTATAATGGCAGGAATAATTGCACTACTCCATGGTGCATATGTAGTTGCAGCAGTAGTTTTGGGGACTAGCATTACTGTGACTGCCTTGTGGATGATTCTTTTCTTCTTGTCTTCCAAGCACACATTCCAAGTTCCCAAAGTCTTTGGAAATCTTGCTAAAAAGTTTGGAAAAGAAAAGGGTGTCAAGTATATTGAGCAGACAAATTCCTGGATGGAAGAAGTATGTACTATGAGCAGAAAGAATCTAAGAACTTCTGAATCAAAAAAGGTCTTTACAGTATCATTTTTGTTTTCACTTGCATCTTGGTCATTTTATGGAATTTCGTTTATGATAATTGCAATGGGAACTGGATATGTGATTAGTGCATTTGATTCTATTATGGCAGTAATGGGGGCAAATGCAATTGGAAATCTTCCAATTACTATAGGTGGTTCTGGTCTTGCTGAATTTGGAATTGTTGCATATCTGAACAATCTAAATCCATTTGATTTTGATATCTCTGAGGGTGGCCTAGCTTGGGATGCAGTGATTGGTTGGAGAATTGCAACATACTACGTCCCAATTGTAGTTACTTGGTTGCTTTTAGTAAAGCTGGCTTTGAGTAGGATCTCAAAACCACAAGCAACATAG
- a CDS encoding thiamine biosynthesis protein: protein MDETSYVVVFPTIFSKNKIPQLISNIKKILKIKNQQFKSVKRDGEIILVDANDPVFASSAINMLFGIKEIAIARKIKNNYQDIVSEITSIGGNLLLRGEKFLVRVEGSSRGFLAKDVEIAATSNIIEKKSKLGAHPGTDQNYDKLLYTYLTKNHAYICIFSDKGKDGIPYQSQSHKTICAIYDELSAVSCYETIKQGYDTKIIVCYRQKSELMNLIKVLNQIIPRLVQEKIELEFFHLKINPNGVKNYLTYINSILEIMLQFPNKRISLALSPLVFSSDFLDNSIRLVFSKKKIPLIPLSGVDTSLFDEAKEIGLERSIKKLEKIVTIGSNEIPSFAKKEVENALKTKKLISIQAGPNNVHDILDSLEENH from the coding sequence ATGGATGAAACATCTTATGTAGTAGTTTTCCCAACCATATTTTCAAAAAATAAAATTCCGCAATTAATTTCAAATATTAAAAAAATCCTCAAGATAAAAAATCAACAATTCAAGTCTGTAAAACGTGATGGAGAAATTATTCTAGTTGATGCCAATGATCCTGTTTTTGCATCATCCGCAATCAATATGCTTTTTGGAATAAAAGAGATTGCAATAGCAAGAAAAATAAAAAATAATTATCAAGATATTGTTTCAGAAATTACTTCTATAGGAGGCAATTTACTATTAAGAGGAGAGAAATTTTTAGTTAGAGTGGAGGGATCATCAAGAGGATTTCTTGCAAAAGATGTAGAGATTGCTGCAACATCAAACATTATAGAAAAAAAATCAAAACTAGGAGCCCACCCAGGAACTGATCAAAATTATGACAAGTTATTGTATACATATCTTACAAAAAATCATGCATACATCTGTATCTTTTCAGATAAAGGAAAGGATGGAATTCCATATCAATCACAAAGTCATAAAACAATTTGTGCAATATATGATGAATTGTCTGCAGTCTCTTGTTATGAAACAATAAAGCAAGGTTATGATACAAAAATAATTGTATGTTATCGACAAAAATCAGAATTGATGAATCTAATCAAAGTCCTTAACCAAATCATTCCACGATTAGTACAAGAAAAAATTGAATTAGAATTTTTTCATCTGAAAATAAATCCTAATGGTGTCAAAAATTATTTGACATACATAAATTCAATTTTAGAAATAATGTTACAATTTCCAAATAAACGAATATCATTGGCTTTATCACCACTAGTATTTTCATCAGATTTTCTAGATAATTCAATAAGACTAGTATTTTCAAAGAAAAAAATTCCATTAATTCCATTGTCTGGAGTAGATACAAGTTTGTTTGATGAAGCAAAAGAAATTGGATTAGAGAGAAGCATCAAGAAATTAGAAAAAATTGTTACAATTGGTTCTAATGAAATTCCATCTTTTGCAAAAAAAGAGGTAGAAAATGCCCTAAAAACAAAAAAATTGATTTCGATTCAGGCAGGACCAAACAATGTTCATGACATTTTAGATTCATTAGAAGAAAATCACTGA
- a CDS encoding aconitase X, protein MELTREEESALKGEQGEIMEMAYRILVATGEATDAEKLIPIEWTHLSGVNYNTIGDAGEEFLSSISKDARVKVKTTLNPMGFDIDNVSNYGLDENFISKQLSIRNSYETMGVIPSFSCIPYEIFDIPKVGTQVAFAESNAAIHANSYDNLKTNKESAFSALASALTGKSPYSSLRKEDSPNVSIRMNVDNPNELTYGMLGYFAGKVGDISVNISGLGEMDNRQCKAMCGGMGTSGTCAKFIFGEDDSDSEKIDFDEKAMQNVHDELNTSEKGDIITLGSPQLGLEEISELAGKLKGRSFEKRCMIFTPRTIKEKAQKIGYTNELERAGCEILSDCCTCLTPLINKNDVDAVTTNSIKGAFYLKNSNGVDVNLKSLSRIIEDETR, encoded by the coding sequence TTGGAATTAACTAGAGAAGAAGAATCTGCACTAAAAGGTGAACAAGGTGAGATTATGGAAATGGCATATAGAATTCTTGTTGCAACCGGAGAGGCAACAGATGCTGAAAAACTAATCCCAATCGAATGGACTCATCTTTCAGGAGTAAATTATAACACAATTGGTGATGCAGGAGAGGAATTTCTTTCTAGTATTAGCAAAGATGCTAGAGTCAAAGTAAAAACCACTCTGAATCCAATGGGATTTGATATTGATAATGTGTCTAATTATGGATTAGATGAGAATTTTATCTCAAAACAACTTTCTATTAGAAATTCATATGAGACAATGGGCGTGATCCCATCTTTTTCATGTATTCCTTACGAAATCTTTGATATTCCAAAAGTTGGAACTCAAGTTGCTTTTGCAGAAAGTAATGCTGCAATACACGCAAATTCTTATGATAACTTGAAAACAAACAAAGAAAGTGCATTTAGTGCTTTAGCTAGTGCACTAACTGGAAAAAGTCCATACTCTTCATTACGAAAAGAAGACTCACCAAATGTATCAATTAGAATGAATGTAGACAATCCAAATGAGCTTACATATGGGATGCTAGGATATTTTGCAGGCAAAGTTGGGGATATCTCTGTAAATATTTCTGGTCTAGGTGAGATGGATAACCGTCAATGCAAGGCAATGTGTGGTGGAATGGGAACATCTGGAACATGTGCCAAATTTATTTTTGGAGAGGATGATTCTGATTCTGAAAAAATAGATTTTGATGAAAAAGCCATGCAAAATGTTCATGATGAACTAAATACATCAGAAAAAGGCGATATCATTACACTTGGAAGTCCACAATTAGGATTAGAAGAAATTTCAGAACTTGCTGGAAAATTAAAGGGACGCTCTTTTGAGAAGCGATGTATGATATTTACTCCCAGAACCATAAAAGAAAAAGCACAAAAAATTGGTTACACAAATGAATTAGAACGGGCTGGTTGTGAAATTCTATCTGACTGCTGTACTTGTCTTACTCCTTTGATTAACAAAAATGATGTTGATGCTGTTACAACAAATAGCATCAAGGGCGCATTTTATCTAAAAAATTCTAATGGTGTTGATGTAAATTTAAAATCACTATCTCGAATCATAGAAGATGAGACAAGATGA
- a CDS encoding endonuclease III domain-containing protein gives MEKILSKMMDTMNSIKTPRITALRDLHDAETGPFSILIGTILSARTKDESTTKVVKVLFSKYKNPKQLANAKLKDIEKIIKPIGFYHVKSKRIIEVAKIIDSKYNGKVPEELDILVQLPGVGRKTANCVLVYAFEKPAIPVDIHVHRISNRLGLVETKNPEETEQELMKKVDKKFWIDINDTFVMYGQNICKPISPMCDVCKIKKSCKFYKSKNVS, from the coding sequence ATGGAAAAAATTCTAAGCAAAATGATGGATACAATGAATTCTATAAAAACACCAAGAATAACTGCACTTAGGGATCTTCATGATGCTGAAACGGGTCCATTTAGTATATTGATAGGAACGATTCTTTCAGCAAGAACAAAAGATGAGAGTACAACCAAAGTAGTCAAAGTATTATTCTCAAAATACAAAAATCCAAAGCAACTTGCAAATGCTAAACTAAAAGACATTGAGAAAATAATAAAACCAATTGGTTTCTATCATGTAAAATCTAAAAGAATTATTGAAGTTGCAAAGATAATTGATTCAAAATACAATGGTAAAGTGCCTGAGGAATTAGATATTTTGGTACAATTACCAGGAGTAGGAAGAAAGACTGCAAACTGTGTCCTAGTTTATGCATTTGAAAAACCAGCAATTCCAGTTGATATTCATGTTCATAGAATTTCAAATAGACTTGGACTAGTTGAAACAAAGAATCCTGAAGAAACAGAACAAGAGTTAATGAAAAAAGTAGATAAAAAATTTTGGATTGATATTAACGATACTTTTGTAATGTATGGCCAAAATATCTGTAAGCCAATTTCACCAATGTGTGATGTATGTAAGATTAAAAAAAGTTGTAAATTTTACAAATCTAAGAACGTTTCTTAG
- a CDS encoding aconitase X swivel domain-containing protein: MKVLVSGKVEGVVLKSKNAINFLGTVDKKTGIISDKNHDLYQKSIKDTILAFPSGVGSSVGAYTIYSIKSNNTAPLAMICMKADLTVATGCALANIPLVILSDEEFSSINDGMKLSLDTDSVNPIQYQ, encoded by the coding sequence ATGAAGGTTCTAGTTTCAGGAAAAGTTGAAGGAGTTGTTCTAAAATCAAAAAATGCTATTAATTTTCTAGGTACTGTTGATAAGAAAACTGGAATTATCAGTGACAAAAATCATGATCTATATCAAAAATCAATTAAAGATACAATCCTAGCTTTTCCTTCAGGTGTTGGAAGTAGTGTTGGTGCATATACAATTTACTCTATAAAATCAAATAATACAGCACCTCTTGCAATGATTTGTATGAAAGCAGATCTTACAGTAGCTACTGGATGTGCACTGGCAAATATTCCACTAGTAATTTTATCTGATGAAGAATTTTCATCAATTAATGATGGAATGAAATTATCACTTGATACTGATTCTGTTAATCCAATTCAGTATCAATGA